The proteins below come from a single Natrinema sp. SYSU A 869 genomic window:
- a CDS encoding HalOD1 output domain-containing protein, whose product METEPSTGESRLQEGNTTYQFEPDTPLSETVIAALASESGMDVLEIADEFGPLYDAVDPTALDSLFQSTERTKRSVGSVTFEYAAYRVTVDQTGQVLLEDQE is encoded by the coding sequence ATGGAAACTGAGCCTTCAACCGGCGAGTCACGTCTACAAGAGGGGAACACTACGTATCAGTTCGAACCGGACACACCTCTCAGCGAAACGGTCATCGCCGCACTCGCGTCGGAATCGGGGATGGACGTGCTCGAAATCGCGGACGAGTTCGGACCGCTCTACGACGCGGTCGATCCGACCGCGCTGGATTCGCTGTTCCAGTCGACGGAACGGACGAAGCGGTCCGTCGGGTCCGTCACGTTCGAATACGCTGCCTACCGAGTCACGGTCGATCAAACGGGGCAGGTACTGCTCGAGGATCAAGAGTAA
- a CDS encoding D-2-hydroxyacid dehydrogenase, which translates to MSDDAPDILVLRKGTHGTPIEQYADAIRDRLPDHTVDLARTPAEERERIENARFVTGMTLEDDLLEAAESLEVFACAYAGTGHLPLEKLEERGVAVTNASGVHGPNIGEHVLGAILHFTRRFHVGERRQRRREWRHYQATELQGSTVTVVGLGAIGQSVCDRLEPFGVDTIGVRYTPEKGGPTDEVIGFEDAEFDDALARTDYLVLACPLTETTRGLIDREALVTMDPESVLVNIARGPVVDTDALVAALRSNWIRGASLDVTDPEPLPEEHPLWTFENVQITPHNAGHTPKYYDRLADIVAENRRRFDEPNSDSDLEKQVLP; encoded by the coding sequence ATGAGCGACGACGCGCCGGACATCCTCGTCCTGCGAAAGGGAACCCACGGGACGCCGATCGAACAGTACGCCGACGCGATCCGCGATCGGCTACCGGACCACACTGTCGACCTCGCACGAACGCCGGCCGAAGAGCGAGAGCGGATCGAAAACGCCCGCTTCGTCACCGGCATGACCCTCGAGGATGACTTGCTCGAGGCCGCAGAATCCCTCGAGGTCTTCGCCTGTGCCTACGCGGGCACCGGACATCTGCCACTCGAGAAACTCGAGGAGCGAGGCGTCGCGGTGACGAACGCCTCGGGTGTCCACGGGCCGAATATCGGCGAGCACGTACTGGGTGCGATCCTCCATTTCACCCGGCGGTTCCACGTCGGCGAACGCCGCCAGCGCCGCCGCGAGTGGCGTCACTATCAGGCTACCGAACTACAGGGATCGACGGTCACCGTCGTCGGCCTCGGTGCGATTGGGCAGTCGGTCTGTGATCGTCTCGAGCCCTTCGGCGTCGACACGATCGGCGTGCGCTACACCCCGGAGAAGGGCGGCCCGACGGACGAGGTAATCGGCTTCGAGGACGCCGAATTCGATGACGCGCTCGCGCGGACGGACTATCTCGTCCTCGCCTGTCCGCTCACGGAGACGACGCGCGGACTGATCGACCGCGAGGCGCTCGTCACGATGGATCCCGAGTCAGTCCTCGTCAACATCGCTCGCGGTCCGGTCGTCGACACTGACGCGCTCGTCGCGGCGCTGCGCTCGAATTGGATCCGCGGCGCGTCGCTGGACGTCACCGACCCCGAACCGCTGCCCGAGGAACACCCGCTGTGGACCTTCGAAAACGTTCAGATAACGCCGCATAACGCGGGTCATACGCCGAAGTACTACGATCGGCTGGCTGACATCGTCGCCGAAAACCGCCGTCGGTTCGACGAGCCGAACTCCGATTCCGACCTCGAGAAGCAGGTACTCCCCTGA
- a CDS encoding manganese catalase family protein: MFFQEPELQYEVTVEQPDPHFAKLLQQAIGGQEGEMRVAMQYMFQAWALPEEYEEYRNLLMETAAEELGHIEMLATAVTKNLRGSPTQMSDDAQETAAAAASMTGQNPRQFLSAGQSAMPVDSNGVPFTGGYIAASGNLAGDLYANVMAEATGRTLATRLWEYTDDPGMKDMLSYLIARDTMHQNQWLEALETLDDPVPVPASFPQEQENQEFNYTFISTRREEQPDPGYPWTEGEAPDGKGQFSYAAEQPGDGEVVAPEPDPMTNNEPNGTAQSDQTDDSATTDSDATNESNTTDSNESD, translated from the coding sequence ATGTTCTTCCAAGAACCGGAACTCCAGTACGAGGTTACCGTCGAACAACCGGACCCACACTTCGCGAAACTCCTCCAACAAGCGATCGGCGGCCAAGAAGGCGAGATGCGCGTCGCCATGCAGTACATGTTCCAGGCCTGGGCACTGCCCGAGGAATACGAGGAGTACCGGAACCTGCTGATGGAGACCGCGGCCGAGGAACTCGGCCACATCGAAATGCTCGCGACCGCCGTGACGAAGAACCTGCGCGGCTCGCCCACGCAGATGAGCGATGATGCTCAGGAGACGGCGGCCGCTGCGGCGTCGATGACCGGACAGAACCCGCGGCAGTTTCTCTCGGCCGGCCAGTCGGCGATGCCAGTCGATAGTAACGGCGTCCCGTTCACCGGTGGCTACATCGCTGCATCGGGAAACCTCGCTGGCGACCTCTACGCGAACGTGATGGCTGAGGCGACCGGCCGTACCCTCGCAACACGGCTCTGGGAGTACACCGACGACCCCGGCATGAAGGACATGCTCTCCTATCTCATCGCCCGGGACACTATGCATCAAAACCAGTGGCTTGAGGCCTTGGAAACACTCGACGATCCAGTTCCGGTGCCCGCGAGCTTCCCGCAGGAACAGGAAAACCAGGAGTTCAACTACACGTTCATTTCAACCAGACGCGAGGAGCAACCGGATCCCGGCTACCCGTGGACGGAGGGCGAAGCGCCGGACGGCAAGGGCCAGTTCTCCTACGCAGCCGAACAGCCGGGTGACGGCGAAGTCGTCGCGCCCGAACCGGATCCGATGACGAACAACGAGCCGAACGGGACCGCCCAGTCGGATCAGACGGATGACTCAGCCACCACCGACTCGGACGCTACCAACGAGTCAAACACCACCGACTCGAACGAGTCGGACTGA
- a CDS encoding heme-copper oxidase subunit III, producing the protein MTSGGHTDPPDEDAPRADGSGHRVPEGQAPEEYGDHRGRGDHDEHEHRSRWPLVAAAGAAGLYGGVAVFILGDETDLIPPLLGVGLAVVGTIVLLAGIAGWIDQAFLAPARDAQGARKSRESYVSTTLLFLTTDVSTFGALFIYYFFVRIGTWPPEELPPLLGSLVIVNTAILVASSVTFHYAHEALEHDNRRRFLGLLGTTLALGLVFLAGQVYEYYEFVAHEGFTLASGIFGTAFFGLTGLHGLHVALGVGGIAVLCWRAFRGHYGPDRDTSVATVSLYWHFVDVVWLFLVVVLYVGASV; encoded by the coding sequence ATGACCTCTGGTGGACACACCGATCCGCCCGACGAGGACGCTCCTCGAGCCGATGGCTCCGGCCACCGTGTTCCCGAGGGGCAGGCACCCGAGGAGTACGGCGACCACCGCGGTCGCGGCGATCACGACGAGCACGAGCACCGCAGCCGCTGGCCGCTCGTCGCCGCCGCCGGGGCGGCCGGACTCTACGGCGGGGTCGCGGTCTTCATCCTCGGGGACGAAACTGATCTCATCCCGCCGCTACTCGGCGTTGGCCTCGCTGTCGTCGGGACGATCGTCCTGCTTGCCGGCATCGCGGGCTGGATCGACCAGGCGTTTCTGGCACCCGCTCGCGATGCACAGGGAGCACGCAAATCCCGGGAGTCGTACGTCTCGACGACGCTGCTCTTCCTCACGACCGACGTCTCGACGTTCGGCGCGTTGTTTATCTACTACTTCTTCGTCAGAATTGGGACCTGGCCGCCCGAGGAGTTGCCGCCGCTGCTCGGCTCGCTCGTGATCGTCAACACCGCCATTCTGGTCGCTAGTAGCGTCACCTTCCACTACGCACACGAGGCACTCGAACACGACAACCGGAGACGATTCCTCGGACTGCTCGGGACGACGCTCGCGCTCGGCCTAGTCTTCCTCGCCGGGCAGGTCTACGAGTACTACGAGTTCGTCGCTCACGAGGGATTCACTCTCGCGAGCGGTATCTTTGGGACCGCCTTCTTCGGACTGACCGGACTCCACGGACTCCACGTCGCGTTGGGCGTCGGTGGCATCGCCGTGCTCTGCTGGCGAGCGTTCCGCGGTCACTACGGCCCAGATCGGGATACGTCGGTCGCGACCGTCTCGCTGTACTGGCACTTCGTCGACGTCGTCTGGCTCTTCCTTGTCGTCGTCCTCTACGTCGGCGCGTCGGTGTAA
- a CDS encoding universal stress protein — protein MPLTFDGTILVPAADPDDGEQTAAALAPYLEPSTRVIVVNVIEKAGGAPDKASVEQREEYAREIFERARGPLEERAGSVETAILFGTDVVETIFEAAEERDIDAVVFEPRDGNRFVELLTGDVARRLVKEASVPVVALPRTDS, from the coding sequence ATGCCGCTGACGTTCGATGGGACGATCCTCGTCCCTGCGGCCGATCCCGACGACGGGGAGCAGACCGCGGCAGCACTCGCACCGTACCTCGAGCCCTCGACCCGGGTGATCGTCGTCAACGTAATCGAGAAAGCGGGGGGCGCGCCCGACAAGGCCTCGGTCGAACAGCGCGAGGAGTACGCGCGGGAAATCTTCGAGCGCGCCCGCGGGCCACTCGAGGAGCGAGCGGGGTCGGTCGAGACGGCAATCCTCTTCGGAACCGACGTGGTCGAGACGATTTTCGAGGCGGCGGAAGAGCGCGACATCGACGCGGTCGTCTTCGAGCCCCGCGACGGGAACCGGTTCGTGGAACTACTGACTGGCGATGTGGCTCGCCGATTAGTAAAGGAAGCCTCAGTGCCGGTGGTCGCGCTGCCGAGAACCGACAGCTAG
- the coxB gene encoding cytochrome c oxidase subunit II — translation MGSRRRTIVALLVTALSSFLILTGTVAAQSENRDLIDSLEYQLLYVALPLTLFVLMILIYAAVKFHDNDDPQPTTEDPALEITWTAATAIILLFVGLSGYSVLVNPYVSPSQALEDDDRSQEGFDSFEDLPETDDEVVHVRGYQWEWQATYPGTNVTTENEIVIPADKDVTFWLTSDDVIHSLFVPDLAVKQDAFPGDYTRARTIVSEPGRYDAVCSEFCGAGHSRMDATVVVVEPETYDQWLEDNAGNDNVTAAPEPG, via the coding sequence ATGGGTAGCCGCCGACGCACGATCGTCGCACTCCTCGTCACGGCGCTCTCGAGTTTTCTCATACTGACCGGAACAGTCGCTGCACAGTCGGAAAACCGCGACCTCATCGACTCCCTCGAGTACCAACTCCTCTACGTCGCCCTGCCGCTGACCCTGTTCGTCCTCATGATCCTAATCTACGCGGCCGTGAAGTTCCACGACAACGATGATCCCCAACCGACTACGGAGGATCCCGCCCTCGAGATCACCTGGACCGCCGCGACGGCTATCATCCTGCTGTTCGTCGGGCTCTCGGGCTACAGCGTCCTCGTTAATCCCTACGTGTCGCCGTCGCAAGCACTCGAGGACGATGACCGCAGTCAGGAGGGATTCGACTCGTTCGAGGACCTCCCCGAAACCGACGACGAGGTGGTACACGTCCGCGGCTACCAGTGGGAGTGGCAGGCGACCTATCCCGGCACGAACGTAACGACGGAGAACGAGATCGTGATACCAGCCGACAAGGATGTCACGTTTTGGCTCACCAGTGATGACGTCATCCACTCGCTGTTCGTCCCGGATCTGGCTGTCAAACAGGACGCGTTCCCCGGTGACTACACCCGCGCTCGGACCATCGTCTCTGAACCCGGCCGTTACGACGCCGTCTGTTCCGAATTCTGTGGTGCCGGCCACTCACGGATGGACGCCACGGTCGTCGTCGTCGAACCCGAGACCTACGACCAGTGGCTCGAGGACAACGCGGGCAACGACAACGTCACCGCGGCACCGGAACCCGGATGA